From Haloplanus vescus:
ATGAGCAGCAACAGCACCAGCAGCACGAAAATTGCGGCCTTGTAGTAAACTGGCGACAGACCCTCAGGCGCGGTCGCCTCTTCGACTGCCTCGGCCAGTTCCTGTTCGTGTTCGTGCTCCCGTTCAAAGGTCTCGTACGCGGCCTCAAGCTGTTGCTCAAGCGGGTCAATGTCGCTAGCCAGGAAGTCACTCCGAGACTTCGCGATGTACTCGCCGGCCGCTGTCGGTGTGATCGCGGCCATATCCGCTACCCGATCCGCGATTAGCCGGTCGTCAGTATGGCCAATTGCCGTGACAATCGGGGTGTTCGCGGTGAAGATCGCTTCCGCGACCCGCTCGGTGTTGAACGCTTGGAGGTTCGAATCGCTCCCACCGCCCCGCCCGACAATAATCGAATCGACGTCCTCGGAGCGGTCCAGATGGTGAATCCCGTTCGCGATAGATGTCGGGGCCTCTGACCCTTGGACGGTCGCATCCTTCACCAGGATGTCGACGGTAGGGTCTTGCTCGTGGATCGCGCTCTGGATGTCGTACCGAGCATCCCCTCGGAGTGAGGTCACAACACCGACCCGTTCCGGGAACGCCGGCGGGCGCTGTTTCTGCTCGTCGCCGAACCAGCCACGCTCTTCGAGTTCGCTTCGCAGTCGCTCGACGGCAGCCGCCTGGTCACCGTCGCCGACGACGATCACTTCCCACGGCTTGAGATCGATTTTCCCACCTTCGACCCAGTAGTCGATATCTCCCTCGAGGATGACTTCGGTCCCGTCGTCGAGGTCGGCGTCCATCTCCCGGTAACGGTTCGCCCAGATCATACAGGGGAGCTCGGCATCGCCGTCGGTGAGCGTGAAGTAAAGCGCCGTACTGTTCTGGTGGAGGTC
This genomic window contains:
- the xseA gene encoding exodeoxyribonuclease VII large subunit is translated as MADAPDTERQAVEPDAREVLSVSQLNDRIASVVQDTPALNGVRCIGEVTDLHQNSTALYFTLTDGDAELPCMIWANRYREMDADLDDGTEVILEGDIDYWVEGGKIDLKPWEVIVVGDGDQAAAVERLRSELEERGWFGDEQKQRPPAFPERVGVVTSLRGDARYDIQSAIHEQDPTVDILVKDATVQGSEAPTSIANGIHHLDRSEDVDSIIVGRGGGSDSNLQAFNTERVAEAIFTANTPIVTAIGHTDDRLIADRVADMAAITPTAAGEYIAKSRSDFLASDIDPLEQQLEAAYETFEREHEHEQELAEAVEEATAPEGLSPVYYKAAIFVLLVLLLLITALWLGVI